CGCTTCCGCCACCCCGCCACATGAGACGGGCGTCGGACGGAGGCACGAGGCGGGAATTGGGTCTTGCGGCCGAGGCGGGGCGGGGGCGGGGCTGGGGCTGGGGCGGCGCCCCATACGGCGCCTTTCCTGCCTTAACGCCACCTCGGGTGCCCGCCGCGGCGCCGCATACGGCGCCTTTCCTGCCTTAACGCCACCTCGGGTGCCCGCCGCGGCGCCCCATACGGCGCCTTTCCTGCCTTAACGCCACCTCGGGTGCCCGCCGCGGCGCCCCATACGGCGCCTTTCCTGCCTTAACGCCACCTCGGGTGCCCGCCGCGGCGCCGCATACGGCGCCTTTCCTGCCTTAACGCCACCTGGGGTGCCCGCCGCGGCGACCCATACGGCGCCTTTCCTGCCTTAACGCCACCTCGGGTGCCCGCGGCGGCGACCCATACGGCGCCTTTCCTGCCTTAACGCCGCCTGAGACGGCCGCGGCGACGCCCCATACGGCGCCTTTCCCGCCTTAGCGCCGCCAAGGCGTGGCCCGACCCGCCGTCCCGGACAACCAAGCCGCGCCCGATCGCCGCCAGAGCGCCAGCCATCCCCGAATTTCAACTCATTCTCTCTTTTGACGTAATTGGAAGTTTATATTTTTTTCGCGTTGGCGATAACGATCATGAGGCTATCAGTCCGACCGGAGTCAGCTGGGTGCGCTGGCATCGGGCCAAATCGCTCGCATCTGGCGCAATGGGGTGGACCTGCCTCAACCAGCATTGCCTCGGCCAGTTGTGACTCGGCCAGCCTTCAAAAGGCATTGAAAAAGGAGGAAAGATTCAATGAAGCAGATTCCGTCAACACTGGTTCTGGCGGCTGTCTGTATCCTGTTCGCGTCCTGGCCATCCGTTCAGACCTGGGCGGACGCGACCTCCGTCCACCACTACCTGATTCATGGACTCTACATTATCGCGGGCGGATTCACTGGTTTACAGACATCCTGGTGGCTGCATCAGCCAAGCGCTGTGCAGCATGTTGAAGAAGAGAGCGGGGTGAGTTCATGAAGCGGAGCACCCGCAAGGCAACCTTGTCCGCGTATCTCGGCGCCGTTCTGCTGGTGGTTGGGTTCTATCCGGGGCTGGACAGCATCCTCGACCGGATCCCGATGTTGCACGCGCTGTGGCATCTCTGGCTGTTCATTGGCGCTGCGCTGCTGATTTACGGTTTGGAAAGCCTGCGTATCCTCGCACGCCGGTATCACCGCATGACCACCTGACACACGCACCGCGTGGACTCGTCAGGCACGCAACGTTCGTCAGGCACGAAGTGCTGGAAGACGAAAAGGCGGGAAGACGAAAAGTGCAAGGAAGGCTGTCCCTGCGGCCACCGAAGGTACGGCAACCGCCTTGAGACAGCCTTTTCCTTGAGACAGCCCTTTCCTTGAGACACCCGCCCCTGGACAGCCGCGCCTATGACGCGTGCTGCCGGGAAATCACCGCACACGTCACCGTCCGAACAGGTCTGAGGACAGGTATCGTTCGCCGGTATCAGGTGCCATGCATAAGACCCGGGCGGACGGAGGCAGGTCTGCGGCAATGGCGACCGCGAAATATGCAGAGGCTGCACCGGAAGCACCGACCAGCAAGCCTTCTTCTGCCGCGAGGCGGCGTGCCATGGTCTGCGCATCCTCATCTGTAATATGAAGAATTTCATCATAGATGTCCCGATTCAGGACTTTGGGGATAAAACCAGGGCCCGTGCCGGGGATCTTGTGCGGCCCAGGCTTCCCGCCCGCCAGGACGGGTGAACCGGCCGGCTCGACAACGTAGATGCGAATTCCTGGAATCTTCTCCTTCAAAACCTCGCCCGTCCCCGTCACCGTGCCGCCGGTCCCCGCGGTCAACACCAGGGCATCCAACCGTCCTTGGAAGTCTTCCAGAATTTCAATCGCTGTCGTATCCCGATGCGCCTCCGGATTTGCAGGATTGTCAAACTGCATCGGAATAAAGCTGTTCGGCGTCTGTTCCGCTAGTCGCAGCGCTTCGTCGATGGAACCCTGCATGCGCAGCGGCGCCGGCGTCAGGTGCACCTTTGCGCCATACGCCCTCAAGATTTTTATGCGCTCTTCCGTCGCGTTTTCCGGCATGGTGATGATGCAGCGGTAACCTTTCGCGGCGCACACCATCGCCAATCCGATCCCGGTGTTTCCCGAGGTCGGTTCAATAATCACGCTCTTCCCCGGCTCAATGTGCCCTTCCTGCTCCGCACGTTCGATCATTCGCAGAGCGGGGCGGTCCTTCACGCTTCCTCCCGGGTTGTACGACTCGAGCTTCATGAACACCGCCGCGCCGCCTGGCTTCGGAATCCGATTCAGCCTGACCACGGGCGTACGGCCAATCAAATCCAACACAGAATCGTAAATCGTGACAGTCACCTTCCTTACGGTTCTCGCCAAGGGCCTCGCCGAGGCCAAGGTCCGCCTCGCCCCAGGCCCTCGCCTGTCGCGGCCCCAATCCGCTACTATCCTGCCAGTATAGCATGTCAACGAAATCGAGCAATGCGCCTGCCTGTCCCTCCACCAGCGCCCTTGAGACCCCCGTCCAGCGGCGCCGTGTTCACCGGTAGACGGAGGCGGCCGCCGCGCTGCGCCGGTAGAGCGCCAAACACACCCCAATACATAGAAAGCCGAGAAACGCCAAGAGCGGCGGCGTGATCCAGCCAAACCAGACGAAATCCGGAATCTGGCAGGGCACAGCCGAACTGCAGGAAGCTGTCCGGGCCACGCCAGGCATGATTTGCATCAGGTAGTGATACGCCGAGATGAACAAGCCGACGATCGGAAACGTGATCGCGATACGAAAGGTATCTGACTTTCTGGCAAAGACGCCGATGCCCAAAATCACAACCAACGGGTACATGCAAATGCGCTCATACCAGCACAAATCGCACGGGAGCCACCCCAGAATGTCACTCCAGTACAAACTGGTCGCGGTCGCGATCAGGGAAACGACCCACGCCCCGAACAAAAACCTTCGACGCCCCATCCAACCTCTCCCCATCTCCCGTTTACATGCCAGCGCCGCGCGGCACAGGCGGCGCCGGCATGCTCACATCCTCACGCCTGTGGGCCGCGCCTAATCTAAGCCTCATCCCTGATGCAGTGCGAGCCAGCGCAGCGCAGCTGCCACAAAGATTTCGCTCGTCTTGTGCATCATGGACTCGTCGACATCAAAGGAGGGGTGGTGCCAGCCGTGCGGTTTCCCAGTCCCCACCCAAAAGAAACACCCGGGCAGCTTCTCTTGATAGACAGAAAAGTCTTCGCCGCCCATGGTCGTCTCCGCCGTCACGACGTTGTCTTCGCCAACAACCGCCTTCGCGGCCTCCAGCACGACGTCGGCTGTCTTTTCATGGTTGATCACGGCCGGCAGCACGCGTTCAAACTCCACCTCGGCGTCACCGCCAAAGGCCTCCGCCGTCTGCTTGACAAACTGCGAGAGACGCTGTTCGATGACATCCCGCACGTCTGGCTGCAGTGTGCGCACAGTGCCCTCAAGGACAGCCTCCATCGGAATGATATTGCGCGCCGTCCCGGCCTGAAATTTGCCCACGGTCACGACCGCGTTGTGGTGGGGCGAGACGACCCGGCTGACCAGGTGCTGCAAGCCGCTGACGATGTGTGAGCCAATCACAATCGGATCGACCGTTAATTCGGGAATTGCAGCATGACCGCCGACCCCCTTCACGACAATCCGAAACTCGTCGACGCTCGCCATAAGCGGACCTGATTTCACGCCGATTTTGCCGCACGCGAGCAATGGGTTGTTGTGTTCGCCGATGATGGCGCCGACGCAAAGGTCGTCAAACACCCCGGTGGCAATGATACTGGCAGCCCCCTGCCCGACTTCCTCTGCAGGCTGAAACACGAACAGAATGTCTCCGGCAAAGGACGCCTCGCTGTCGGCCGCCTGCTTCGCCAGCACCGCAGCGCCGAGACCTGCCGCAGTGTGAAAATCGTGCCCGCAGGCATGCATTTTGCCCTGGACTTTTGATGCCCACGGCAGGCCGGTCTCCTCGACAATCGGCAGCGCGTCAATGTCCGCGCGGATCGCGACGCACGGCCCCGGCCGTTTGCCGCGCACGATGGCCAGCACCCCCGTCTCCAGCGGATAATCGAGCACCTCGATGTGCGCTTCCTCAAGGAACGCCCGGATGGCCTTGGTCGTCTCGTACTCTTCCATACTTAATTCAGGATGTTCGTGCAACTTGCGCCGGAACGAAACCAGCGCCTGCTGCAAAGCTTCTGTCGCCATCGGTGCGCTTGGCGTGGACATAGACTTCACTCCATTCTCGCAAGGTTCTTACAAGGTTCGGGCGCCGACCGTTGTGTAAAACATCGTCAAATGCGCAACAGCCGTTGTTTGACCCGGATTTTCGTAGGTGTGCGGGATGTCTGCGGCAAAGTTCAAGGCATCCCCAGGCTGCAGCTCGTAGGTCCCGCCTGAAACCGTGATGCGCAGAACCCCTTCAAACACCGTCACCGACTCCATGACGCCAGAGGTGTGCGGTTCGGCGACGCGTTTGCAGCCTGGCTGCAAAATCATTCGAAACAACTCAACGGGACTTCCCGGTGCACGATATGTGCTGAAGACCTGGTAACGTTCTTCGTCTTCGTAAAACGCGGTCTGGTCGGCAGCGCGAACCAGCTGCAGCGGCGCTTCATCCTCCAGGAACGACGTAAACGGTACATTGAACCCCTTCGCGATTTTCCACAAGGTCGCGATGGTTGGACTGGAAATCCCCCGTTCAATTTGACCGAGCATGGGTTTGCTGACGCCCGTCAACTGGGCCAGCCTGTCCAGCGACAAGCCCCGTTCCTGCCGCATCTCACGCAGCCGGTTCCCCAGGCGGACGGTGACATCATTTCTGCCTTGCGGTTCGATGGGTTTGAGCCCCTTCCGTTCTATATGCTATATTATTCTTAATGTAAGTTATACCATACGACGGGAAGGGTTGCGGGTGCCAACTTCAAACGTGCAGTACACCCACAACAATGCAAGCGTAGCACAACCGATCTCTTGGCAAAAGGACTTTGCACGGGCGCTTGCAGATGGGTTTCCTTTGTCTGTCAGTGTATTCGCGTACGGGTTTGCGTATGGCGCCCTCGCGCGCAGCACAAACCACCTCGGATTCTCCAGCGCTATGGCACTTTCCATCTTCGTGTTTGCGGGTGCGTCGCAGTTCAGCATTCTCTCCCTACTCCACCAAGGCGCCACAACCATCGCCATTGTGGTCGGCACCTTTCTCCTGAATGCCCGCCAGATGCTTTACGGACTCACACTTGGCCCATCGCTGACACGGCTGCGGCCGCGGCGGTTGTCCTGGCTCGCGCACGGACTGACCGATGAGAGCTTCAGCATCATGGCTGTGGCCAGCCAGTCCAGGCCCATTACCGCAGCCTATATGGCAGGTGCTGGCAGCGCCATCTTTTTCCCCTGGCAAATCAGCTCAGCCCTTGGCTTCCTGGCTGGGGGACTAATTGGCGACCCGTCCCGCTATGGGCTTGATTTTGCCTACATCGGTGCCTTTCTGGGATTGCTCGCGGCACAGTTGAAACACCGCAGCCACGTCATCGCAGCCATCCTGGCAGCAGTCGTCGCAATCGTTGTGTATCGCGCTTGGGGCAGCAGCGGTGCCATTCTGGCTGGCGCTGCCGTCAGCTTTGGATATGGGGTGACGCGTAAATGACCGGGACCCATCTGTACGAGACCGGCGCTGGTTTTGCAGTACTGGTGGCACTTTGCGCCATCGCGACCTATTTGACTCGCTGGCCAGCCATCTTGCTGGGTCGAACGTGGCGCCCTTCCCCGCGCATCGCCCGCACCTTCAGTTATATTCCCATCGGAGTGTTCGCCGCCATGGTGGCGCCAGCGGTGGTGTGGCACCCCGCAACGGCGGGCCATCTGGACTGGGCGTTTCTTTCTGCCACCCTGGTCGCGCTCGTCGTGGCGCTGCTTACGAAAAAGCCCTTATGGGCCATGGTGGGCGGTGTGCTGACGATCGCCGTTTGGCATGCGCTCTAGCACCGCTGGTCAGCCGCGTCAGGCCAGCCACGACGCCAGTGACTTGGCGGATGCTTCATCGGCGCAGATGAGCAGAAGCGTATCGTCGCCCGCCAGCGTTCCAAGCAGGTCAGGAAGGTTCATATTGTCCAGGATAGACGCGATGGCGTGCGCGTTGCCGGGTGCCACGCGAAGAACCAGCAGGTTATTGGCGCGGCGGAGCGACACAAATACGTCTGCCAGTCTCCGGCGCAGGGCGTCGGCGGAAACCGGCGCAGCGGAGACAGGAATCGCATACTTGTAGCGTCCATTACTGCCGACCACTTTAATCAACTGCAGTTCTTTGATATCTCTGGAAATCGTCGCCTGCGTAACCGGAAATCCAGATTCTTCGAGCGCCTTGACCAGGTCTTCCTGGGTTTCAATCTCGCGCTGGCTGACAATTTCCTTAATTCGCATGTGTCGTTTCTCTTTCACGTTGTTGCCCCCTGAAACCAGGTACCCTGGCAATTTGTCCGAAGCGGGGGTATGGTCAAGCCCCG
Above is a genomic segment from Alicyclobacillus cycloheptanicus containing:
- the cysK gene encoding cysteine synthase A; its protein translation is MARTVRKVTVTIYDSVLDLIGRTPVVRLNRIPKPGGAAVFMKLESYNPGGSVKDRPALRMIERAEQEGHIEPGKSVIIEPTSGNTGIGLAMVCAAKGYRCIITMPENATEERIKILRAYGAKVHLTPAPLRMQGSIDEALRLAEQTPNSFIPMQFDNPANPEAHRDTTAIEILEDFQGRLDALVLTAGTGGTVTGTGEVLKEKIPGIRIYVVEPAGSPVLAGGKPGPHKIPGTGPGFIPKVLNRDIYDEILHITDEDAQTMARRLAAEEGLLVGASGAASAYFAVAIAADLPPSARVLCMAPDTGERYLSSDLFGR
- a CDS encoding disulfide bond formation protein B, encoding MGRRRFLFGAWVVSLIATATSLYWSDILGWLPCDLCWYERICMYPLVVILGIGVFARKSDTFRIAITFPIVGLFISAYHYLMQIMPGVARTASCSSAVPCQIPDFVWFGWITPPLLAFLGFLCIGVCLALYRRSAAAASVYR
- a CDS encoding M20 metallopeptidase family protein, with amino-acid sequence MATEALQQALVSFRRKLHEHPELSMEEYETTKAIRAFLEEAHIEVLDYPLETGVLAIVRGKRPGPCVAIRADIDALPIVEETGLPWASKVQGKMHACGHDFHTAAGLGAAVLAKQAADSEASFAGDILFVFQPAEEVGQGAASIIATGVFDDLCVGAIIGEHNNPLLACGKIGVKSGPLMASVDEFRIVVKGVGGHAAIPELTVDPIVIGSHIVSGLQHLVSRVVSPHHNAVVTVGKFQAGTARNIIPMEAVLEGTVRTLQPDVRDVIEQRLSQFVKQTAEAFGGDAEVEFERVLPAVINHEKTADVVLEAAKAVVGEDNVVTAETTMGGEDFSVYQEKLPGCFFWVGTGKPHGWHHPSFDVDESMMHKTSEIFVAAALRWLALHQG
- a CDS encoding helix-turn-helix domain-containing protein translates to MRQERGLSLDRLAQLTGVSKPMLGQIERGISSPTIATLWKIAKGFNVPFTSFLEDEAPLQLVRAADQTAFYEDEERYQVFSTYRAPGSPVELFRMILQPGCKRVAEPHTSGVMESVTVFEGVLRITVSGGTYELQPGDALNFAADIPHTYENPGQTTAVAHLTMFYTTVGARTL
- a CDS encoding AzlC family ABC transporter permease, whose amino-acid sequence is MPTSNVQYTHNNASVAQPISWQKDFARALADGFPLSVSVFAYGFAYGALARSTNHLGFSSAMALSIFVFAGASQFSILSLLHQGATTIAIVVGTFLLNARQMLYGLTLGPSLTRLRPRRLSWLAHGLTDESFSIMAVASQSRPITAAYMAGAGSAIFFPWQISSALGFLAGGLIGDPSRYGLDFAYIGAFLGLLAAQLKHRSHVIAAILAAVVAIVVYRAWGSSGAILAGAAVSFGYGVTRK
- a CDS encoding AzlD domain-containing protein → MTGTHLYETGAGFAVLVALCAIATYLTRWPAILLGRTWRPSPRIARTFSYIPIGVFAAMVAPAVVWHPATAGHLDWAFLSATLVALVVALLTKKPLWAMVGGVLTIAVWHAL
- the argR gene encoding arginine repressor; this translates as MRIKEIVSQREIETQEDLVKALEESGFPVTQATISRDIKELQLIKVVGSNGRYKYAIPVSAAPVSADALRRRLADVFVSLRRANNLLVLRVAPGNAHAIASILDNMNLPDLLGTLAGDDTLLLICADEASAKSLASWLA